One stretch of Armatimonadota bacterium DNA includes these proteins:
- the ccmA gene encoding heme ABC exporter ATP-binding protein CcmA: MLAFDGVCAGYGRSEVLREVTAEFGPGLHVVLGPNGAGKTTLFRVGAGVLPPRSGRVRILDQDVHRDPDAKRHVAYLPHRPALHPGLTVRENLEFWARILGMPSGIRQAGIEAALERLGVLDLASRRAGTLSRGQAQRVAAARALLQGARVLLLDEPTAGMDPEAARAMRALMRDLARSGCAILVSTHNLYEAGELGEDVVLLGAGRILARGTAEELRGRLAPRRRVALRVGGDPRSVLARLGVEGTREGSRWVVEVGGDEEVGRLVRALVEAGLEVWEAAGLGSPLEEVYFGLLEDSADA; the protein is encoded by the coding sequence GTGCTGGCCTTCGATGGGGTCTGCGCAGGCTACGGGAGATCCGAGGTCCTCCGGGAGGTGACCGCGGAGTTCGGCCCGGGCCTGCACGTGGTCCTGGGGCCGAACGGCGCGGGCAAGACCACCCTCTTCCGGGTGGGCGCCGGGGTCCTCCCGCCCCGATCGGGCCGCGTCCGGATCCTCGACCAGGACGTCCACCGGGATCCGGACGCGAAGCGCCACGTCGCCTACCTCCCCCACCGTCCCGCCCTGCATCCCGGCCTCACGGTCCGGGAGAACCTGGAGTTCTGGGCCCGGATCCTGGGGATGCCCTCGGGAATCCGCCAGGCCGGGATCGAGGCGGCCCTGGAGCGACTCGGCGTGCTCGACCTCGCCTCCCGCCGTGCGGGAACCCTGAGCCGGGGCCAAGCCCAGCGGGTGGCCGCGGCCCGGGCGCTCTTGCAGGGAGCCCGGGTCCTGCTCCTGGACGAACCCACGGCCGGGATGGATCCCGAGGCCGCTCGCGCCATGCGGGCCCTCATGCGGGACCTGGCACGCTCGGGATGTGCCATCCTCGTCAGCACCCACAACCTTTACGAGGCGGGCGAGCTGGGGGAGGACGTGGTGCTGCTGGGCGCGGGCCGGATCCTGGCTCGGGGGACCGCGGAAGAGCTGCGGGGCCGCCTTGCCCCGAGGCGGCGGGTGGCGCTGCGGGTGGGAGGAGATCCGCGGTCGGTTCTCGCGCGGCTGGGAGTCGAAGGTACCCGAGAAGGGAGCCGGTGGGTGGTGGAGGTGGGTGGGGACGAGGAGGTCGGGCGACTCGTGCGGGCCCTGGTGGAGGCAGGCCTGGAGGTGTGGGAGGCGGCGGGCCTCGGAAGTCCCCTGGAGGAGGTGTACTTCGGGCTCCTGGAGGATTCGGCGGATGCGTGA
- a CDS encoding APC family permease, translated as MLRTRAIPAALWRALIGSPLETQRLRHERLTKVKGLAVFGADALSSSAYATEEILRVLILAGTAAVALTVPVSLAIVGLMAIVAFSYYQTIHAYPSGGGAYIVAHENLGILPGLVAAAALLVDYILTVAVSISAGVAAITSALPELFPYRVELALGFIALITLANLRGVRESGTIFAIPTYSFILAFGGTILAGLWAWSSGTLPHAESGSPPPATSPLTLFLVLRAFASGTAALTGIEAVSNGVQAFYPPEAHNASRVLILMVSLLGSFFFGTSFLAREMGILPREEETVVSQIARAVFQGGWPYYAVQAATMLILVLAANTAFADFPRLSSILARDRYLPRQLANLGDRLVFANGILLLGITASLLIVAFRATVHNLIPLYMVGVFVAFTLSQAGMVRHWLLERTGRWRLKLGINAFGALCTAVVGVEVAVVKFLDGAWITVFVIGAFVLLMRAVHRHYEDVAHQLSLEHAKPPRPFKAHKVIVPVNAVHRGILEALRYAKAVSDDVTAVYVEIEPGAREEIERKWERWVPDIPLVVLPSPYRSVVGPILLYLDQVQREAGPETALTVVLPEFVPRKWWHHFLHNQTALMLKFALLFRQRRLRRYKVLADVPYYLTK; from the coding sequence GTGCTGCGCACACGAGCCATCCCCGCGGCCCTGTGGCGGGCTCTTATCGGAAGCCCCCTGGAGACCCAGCGTCTCCGGCACGAGCGGCTCACGAAAGTGAAGGGGCTCGCGGTTTTCGGGGCGGATGCCCTCTCCAGCAGCGCCTACGCCACGGAGGAGATCCTCCGCGTCCTGATCCTGGCGGGGACCGCGGCGGTCGCCCTCACGGTCCCCGTCTCCCTGGCCATCGTGGGCCTGATGGCCATCGTGGCGTTCTCCTACTACCAGACGATCCACGCCTACCCGAGCGGAGGGGGAGCATACATCGTGGCCCACGAGAACCTGGGCATCCTGCCAGGCCTCGTGGCGGCCGCCGCGCTCCTGGTGGACTACATCCTCACGGTGGCCGTCAGCATCTCCGCGGGCGTGGCCGCCATCACCTCGGCCCTCCCGGAGCTCTTCCCCTACCGGGTGGAGCTCGCGCTCGGATTCATCGCCCTCATCACCCTGGCGAACTTGCGCGGCGTGCGCGAATCGGGGACCATCTTCGCCATCCCCACCTACTCCTTCATCCTGGCCTTCGGCGGGACCATCCTGGCTGGCCTGTGGGCTTGGAGCAGCGGAACGCTTCCCCACGCGGAGTCCGGATCTCCCCCTCCCGCTACCTCCCCCCTCACCCTCTTCCTCGTGCTCCGGGCCTTTGCCTCCGGCACCGCAGCCCTCACGGGCATCGAGGCGGTGAGCAACGGCGTGCAGGCCTTCTATCCGCCCGAGGCCCACAACGCCAGCCGGGTGCTCATCCTGATGGTCAGCCTCCTGGGAAGCTTCTTCTTCGGCACGAGCTTCCTGGCTCGGGAGATGGGCATCCTTCCCCGGGAGGAGGAAACCGTGGTCTCCCAGATCGCCCGGGCCGTCTTCCAGGGAGGTTGGCCGTACTATGCCGTCCAGGCAGCCACCATGCTCATCCTCGTGCTGGCGGCCAACACGGCGTTTGCGGACTTCCCCCGCCTGAGTTCCATCCTGGCCCGGGACCGCTACCTCCCCCGACAGCTCGCCAACCTGGGGGATCGCCTCGTGTTCGCCAACGGGATCCTCCTGCTCGGCATCACCGCATCCCTCCTCATCGTGGCCTTTCGGGCCACCGTCCACAACCTCATCCCCCTCTACATGGTGGGCGTGTTCGTGGCGTTCACCCTCTCGCAGGCGGGCATGGTGCGTCACTGGCTCCTGGAGCGCACGGGCCGCTGGCGGCTGAAGCTCGGCATCAACGCGTTCGGGGCCCTGTGCACCGCGGTGGTCGGCGTCGAGGTGGCGGTGGTGAAGTTCCTGGACGGTGCATGGATCACCGTATTCGTGATCGGCGCCTTCGTCCTCCTCATGCGGGCGGTCCACCGACACTACGAGGACGTGGCCCACCAGCTCTCCCTGGAGCACGCGAAGCCTCCCCGACCCTTCAAGGCCCACAAGGTCATCGTGCCCGTGAACGCGGTGCACCGGGGCATCCTGGAGGCCCTGCGGTACGCGAAGGCGGTGAGCGACGACGTCACCGCGGTGTACGTGGAGATCGAGCCGGGTGCCCGGGAGGAGATCGAGCGGAAGTGGGAACGCTGGGTTCCGGACATCCCCCTCGTGGTCCTCCCCTCCCCGTACCGCTCCGTGGTGGGCCCCATCCTCCTCTACCTGGATCAGGTGCAGCGGGAGGCGGGGCCCGAGACCGCCCTCACCGTGGTGCTGCCCGAATTCGTGCCCCGGAAGTGGTGGCACCACTTCCTCCACAACCAGACCGCCCTCATGCTGAAGTTCGCCCTGCTCTTTCGCCAGCGCAGGCTCCGGCGGTACAAGGTCCTGGCGGACGTGCCGTACTACCTCACCAAGTAG
- a CDS encoding phenylalanine--tRNA ligase beta subunit-related protein, with the protein MEVQLAPELAERVRLGVVHAEDLRTTREAPEVWAEAMGLQQALRGKYAGRPPGEIEALRHARELYRLLGEDPTKNRPSSEALLRRVLRGDGLPRINLLVDVVNLCSLEFLLPIGLYDLDRVRGEVCVRLGGPGEAYESLGKGTFRAEGRLVVADEEGPMGGPTNDSLRTAITEGTRRCLAVIFAPLSYPAHRMADHVRTLGERIARHGGGRVVQTHVLPPTAR; encoded by the coding sequence GTGGAGGTCCAGCTCGCCCCAGAGCTCGCGGAGCGGGTCCGTCTGGGCGTGGTGCACGCGGAAGACCTCCGGACGACCCGGGAGGCCCCGGAGGTCTGGGCAGAGGCGATGGGGCTCCAGCAGGCCCTCCGCGGGAAGTACGCGGGCAGGCCGCCCGGCGAGATCGAGGCCCTGAGGCATGCCCGGGAGCTGTACCGGCTGCTGGGGGAGGATCCCACGAAGAACCGGCCCTCCTCAGAGGCCCTCCTGCGTCGCGTCCTACGGGGAGACGGCCTTCCCCGCATCAACCTGCTGGTGGACGTGGTGAACCTCTGCTCCCTGGAGTTCCTCCTTCCCATCGGGCTCTACGACCTGGATCGGGTGCGGGGAGAGGTCTGCGTGCGGCTCGGCGGGCCGGGCGAGGCCTACGAGTCCTTAGGAAAGGGCACCTTCCGGGCGGAGGGGCGGCTGGTGGTGGCGGACGAGGAGGGCCCCATGGGAGGACCCACCAACGACTCCTTGCGCACCGCCATCACGGAAGGCACGCGCCGGTGCCTCGCGGTGATCTTTGCGCCCCTCTCATATCCCGCTCACCGGATGGCGGATCACGTGCGGACCCTCGGCGAGCGGATCGCCCGGCACGGGGGCGGCCGCGTCGTCCAGACCCACGTCCTCCCGCCTACCGCCCGGTGA
- a CDS encoding MBL fold metallo-hydrolase — protein sequence MTATFVDEDLVWIRIPVPFPVGTVNSYLVRTASGALLIDAGICTPQALEAVEEALDTAGVPPEALRAIVLTHAHPDHIGLAGHIQQRTGAPIFLSRKEAETARRVWMGPLEERLRTVAELYAAHGMPEALIQEVVQRSRRVAALVAPFQEVRALGEGEDFALDGFSARVYSVPGHSDGHIVLLDPRGRMFCGDHVLPTISPNIALYPGASENPLRDYLASLRRVRDLPVRLALPGHGDPFADWTGRVDWLLDHHAHRLEAILRALPRAGAAAYEVAQEIFGPDLRQEEAAFALAETLAHLEWLRAEGYVARTANHRIRYRPLRESVGIRFRPEE from the coding sequence ATGACCGCCACCTTCGTGGACGAAGACCTGGTGTGGATCCGGATCCCGGTGCCGTTCCCCGTGGGTACCGTAAACAGCTACCTCGTGCGCACGGCCTCCGGAGCCCTCCTGATCGACGCGGGGATCTGCACCCCTCAGGCCCTGGAGGCGGTGGAGGAGGCTCTGGACACCGCGGGGGTCCCGCCGGAGGCCCTCCGGGCCATCGTGCTCACGCACGCGCACCCCGACCACATCGGCCTCGCGGGGCACATCCAGCAGCGGACGGGAGCCCCCATCTTCCTCTCGCGGAAGGAAGCCGAGACCGCGCGGAGGGTGTGGATGGGTCCCCTGGAGGAACGGCTCAGGACCGTGGCGGAGCTGTACGCGGCCCACGGCATGCCCGAAGCCCTCATCCAGGAAGTGGTGCAGCGATCCCGAAGGGTTGCCGCACTGGTGGCCCCCTTCCAGGAGGTGCGCGCGCTCGGCGAAGGCGAGGACTTCGCCCTGGACGGGTTCTCGGCGCGCGTGTACAGCGTCCCGGGACACAGCGACGGACACATCGTCCTCCTGGATCCCCGGGGACGGATGTTCTGCGGGGACCATGTGCTCCCCACCATCTCCCCCAACATCGCCCTGTACCCGGGCGCGAGCGAAAACCCCCTCCGGGACTACCTGGCCTCCCTGCGTAGGGTTCGAGACCTGCCGGTTCGCCTCGCCCTGCCGGGCCACGGGGACCCCTTCGCGGACTGGACCGGCCGCGTGGACTGGCTGCTGGATCACCACGCCCACCGCCTTGAGGCTATCCTGCGCGCGCTTCCCCGGGCGGGTGCGGCTGCCTACGAAGTGGCGCAGGAGATTTTCGGACCTGATCTCCGGCAGGAGGAAGCGGCCTTCGCCCTTGCGGAAACCCTGGCACACCTGGAGTGGCTCCGGGCGGAAGGGTACGTGGCCCGCACCGCAAACCACCGGATTCGATACCGACCCTTGCGGGAATCCGTGGGAATCCGTTTCCGTCCGGAAGAATGA
- a CDS encoding MBL fold metallo-hydrolase: protein MPRTQVVERGVVLLDLELGGTPQVLGAYLLLDGEPALVEVGPSSCLGALEAGLAEHGLAVSDLRAVVVTHIHLDHAGAAGVLARRNPHLRVYVHPVGAPHLAHPERLVRSAHRLYGDLLEALWGEVAPVPPDRIVAVQDGERIRVGGRMLRVLNTPGHANHHHVFLDERTGLMFTGDAAGVCLPGCSVVRPPTPPPELDLEVWDRTLDRMREIAPRCLALTHFGVRDDPETVLEEMRRRLREMAEVLRPGWEAGEDVERLTERLRRYLDPEIEARCGAQTAARQETAASYRLNVLGFVRYFEKTRSASG, encoded by the coding sequence ATGCCGAGGACGCAGGTGGTGGAGAGGGGCGTCGTGCTCCTGGACCTGGAGCTGGGCGGCACGCCCCAGGTGCTCGGCGCCTATCTCCTCCTGGACGGGGAGCCCGCCCTGGTGGAGGTCGGGCCATCCTCGTGTCTAGGAGCCCTTGAGGCGGGGCTCGCGGAGCACGGGCTGGCGGTCTCCGACCTCCGGGCCGTGGTGGTCACCCACATCCATCTCGACCACGCGGGGGCCGCGGGCGTCCTCGCCCGCCGCAACCCCCATCTCCGCGTCTACGTGCACCCCGTGGGCGCTCCGCATCTCGCCCATCCCGAGCGCCTGGTGCGCAGCGCGCACCGCCTGTACGGGGACCTCCTGGAGGCGCTTTGGGGGGAGGTGGCCCCGGTGCCTCCGGACCGCATCGTGGCGGTGCAGGACGGGGAACGTATCCGGGTGGGAGGTCGCATGCTCCGGGTCCTGAACACCCCCGGCCACGCCAACCACCACCACGTGTTCCTGGACGAGCGGACCGGGCTGATGTTCACGGGGGACGCGGCGGGTGTCTGCCTGCCGGGATGCTCCGTGGTGCGGCCACCCACGCCCCCACCGGAGCTGGACCTGGAGGTCTGGGATCGCACCCTGGACCGCATGCGGGAGATCGCGCCCCGGTGCCTGGCCCTCACCCACTTCGGCGTGCGGGACGATCCGGAGACGGTGCTCGAGGAGATGCGCCGGCGGCTGCGGGAGATGGCGGAGGTGCTGCGGCCCGGATGGGAGGCGGGGGAGGATGTAGAGCGGCTCACGGAGCGGCTCCGACGCTACCTGGACCCGGAGATCGAGGCCCGGTGTGGAGCCCAGACCGCGGCCCGACAGGAGACGGCCGCGAGCTACCGGCTCAACGTCCTGGGCTTTGTCCGCTATTTCGAGAAGACCCGATCGGCTTCCGGGTAA
- a CDS encoding winged helix-turn-helix domain-containing protein, with product MRGRHRRGIQEAIAEALRTEILRQPPGARLASVDVLAARFGASPKTVVAALQALAREGLVVIRPRVGVFVAGQAANSGISSSSTSSS from the coding sequence ATGCGTGGGAGACACCGTCGGGGAATTCAGGAGGCCATCGCGGAGGCGCTGCGGACCGAGATCCTTCGGCAACCCCCTGGAGCGCGTCTGGCGTCCGTGGACGTGCTGGCGGCCCGGTTCGGCGCAAGCCCCAAGACCGTGGTGGCCGCACTGCAGGCCCTCGCCCGGGAGGGGCTCGTGGTGATCCGGCCGCGGGTGGGCGTGTTCGTGGCGGGTCAGGCTGCGAATTCCGGGATCAGTTCCTCCAGCACATCCTCCAGCTGA
- a CDS encoding NAD-dependent epimerase/dehydratase family protein: MLAFVTGSTGFIGSHLVSLLRAHGWRVRGLVRPGRDPARLRAVGAEVIFGTLEDLPALTRACEGCDAVFHVAAALGPNADAQTLFRVNVDGTENVLRAAAAAGIGRVVFTSSVAVYGEAAPEGADEDTPPHPSGPYGESKVRAEALCLRYMAEHGLPVVILRPCFVYGPGDPYFLPTAISVLRGGWFPVVEGGTVPVDLVHVEDVARAHLLAATAPHAAGRAYNITDGRRRTLRGLLELGARALGVRVRVVSVPRFLVRPGAVVLRALGELLRVPGRELLTPENFQAMCAPHHFCIARARQELGYEPARQLEDVLEELIPEFAA; this comes from the coding sequence ATGCTGGCCTTCGTGACAGGATCCACGGGGTTCATCGGGAGCCACCTCGTGTCACTTCTTCGGGCCCACGGGTGGCGGGTGCGGGGGCTTGTACGGCCCGGTCGGGATCCCGCGCGCCTGCGCGCGGTGGGAGCGGAAGTGATCTTCGGGACCCTGGAAGACCTCCCCGCCCTCACGCGGGCGTGTGAGGGGTGCGATGCGGTGTTCCACGTGGCCGCGGCCCTAGGCCCGAACGCGGATGCGCAGACCCTGTTCCGCGTGAACGTGGACGGGACGGAGAACGTCCTGCGGGCCGCGGCGGCCGCGGGGATCGGGCGGGTGGTGTTCACGAGCTCCGTGGCGGTGTACGGGGAGGCCGCGCCGGAAGGGGCGGACGAGGACACGCCGCCACACCCCAGCGGCCCCTATGGGGAATCCAAGGTGCGGGCGGAAGCGCTCTGCCTGCGGTACATGGCGGAGCACGGACTCCCGGTGGTGATCCTGCGACCCTGCTTTGTGTACGGACCTGGAGATCCCTACTTCTTGCCCACCGCGATCTCCGTCCTGCGGGGCGGGTGGTTCCCCGTGGTGGAGGGAGGGACCGTGCCCGTGGATCTCGTGCACGTGGAGGATGTGGCGAGAGCCCACCTGCTGGCGGCCACGGCCCCACACGCGGCAGGCCGTGCCTACAACATCACAGACGGGAGGCGCAGGACCCTCCGGGGGCTCCTGGAGCTCGGGGCCCGGGCCCTGGGCGTCCGGGTACGCGTGGTGTCCGTGCCCCGCTTCCTGGTCCGACCCGGGGCGGTCGTCCTGCGGGCGCTCGGAGAACTGCTCCGGGTCCCGGGACGGGAGCTGCTGACCCCGGAGAACTTCCAGGCCATGTGCGCTCCGCACCACTTCTGCATCGCGCGGGCCCGGCAGGAGCTTGGGTACGAACCCGCACGTCAGCTGGAGGATGTGCTGGAGGAACTGATCCCGGAATTCGCAGCCTGA
- a CDS encoding cyclic nucleotide-binding domain-containing protein: MRRKARVCLTCQRLLVPAGAKFCPYCGTARTLAGTSASSHSVVTVVLADRNTGKAAGEPEDGRGLLGQFYDLARRVVERCGVPVSNLLGEGMLAVFGLQNAHQQEPHEAGPVKAAPPGTAGEPELARLPLFAGYTAAELAPLAGAVRRRLYHRGEVIFREGDPATGVYLVERGRVRVGFTSTDGRERTLALLGPGEVVGEVPVLDGGVRSADGVAQDDCVVLFVAREDLVGWLRQRPEVALRLIHLLGQRLQAADLQVRDAAFLDVRGRLVRILLRLGVEQGERQDDGTVLCPRLSQTELAHLIGATRESVNRWLGRFERMGMVRRAGDRWILADRLRRELY, from the coding sequence ATGAGGAGGAAGGCGAGGGTCTGCCTGACCTGTCAGCGGCTGCTGGTTCCCGCCGGCGCGAAGTTCTGTCCCTACTGCGGGACCGCCCGGACGCTGGCCGGGACGTCCGCCTCCAGTCACAGCGTGGTCACCGTGGTGCTCGCCGACCGCAACACCGGCAAGGCCGCCGGTGAGCCGGAAGACGGGCGCGGGCTCCTGGGGCAGTTCTACGACCTCGCGCGTCGGGTCGTGGAACGGTGCGGCGTCCCGGTGTCAAACCTCCTGGGGGAGGGGATGCTGGCGGTCTTCGGGCTGCAGAACGCGCACCAGCAGGAGCCGCACGAGGCGGGACCGGTCAAGGCCGCCCCGCCCGGTACGGCCGGGGAGCCCGAGCTGGCGCGCCTGCCGCTGTTCGCCGGGTATACCGCAGCGGAACTGGCCCCCTTGGCGGGCGCGGTGCGGCGGCGGCTGTACCACCGGGGCGAGGTGATCTTCCGGGAGGGCGACCCCGCCACCGGCGTCTACCTCGTGGAGCGGGGACGGGTGAGGGTGGGCTTCACCTCCACGGACGGAAGGGAGCGGACCCTGGCCTTGCTGGGCCCGGGCGAGGTCGTGGGAGAAGTCCCCGTGCTCGATGGCGGAGTGCGCTCGGCGGACGGCGTGGCGCAGGACGACTGCGTGGTGCTGTTCGTAGCCCGCGAGGATCTGGTCGGCTGGCTCCGGCAGCGACCCGAGGTCGCCCTGCGCTTGATCCACCTGCTGGGCCAGCGGCTTCAGGCTGCCGACCTGCAGGTGCGCGACGCCGCGTTCCTCGACGTGCGGGGGCGCCTGGTGCGGATCCTGCTCCGGCTAGGGGTCGAGCAGGGAGAGCGGCAAGATGACGGTACCGTGCTCTGCCCCCGGCTCTCCCAGACGGAACTCGCCCACCTCATCGGGGCCACCCGGGAGAGCGTGAACAGGTGGCTGGGGAGGTTCGAGCGCATGGGAATGGTCCGGCGGGCCGGGGATCGATGGATCCTCGCGGACCGCCTCCGGCGGGAACTGTACTGA
- a CDS encoding DUF4386 family protein: protein MLEWQTRRDTVALAIAGAILTLVLNALHPHPSDPTPEAFLRLVAAHPYWVTLHLGLSLGILLIVGALAGLTDALRETPGARLARFGLLTVLLGASLFLVNFAIDGIAMQGIARAWTGAAPAEQVTALRIADALDRANFGLYTFETMLLPGLPFVLYGLAVVRSGSYPRLLGWVGVLGGSVSLAAGLLQAYTGRSPLASVLFVGGSMLVTLWMLMLGVAMWRLAGRSSTAVEPAALVGPG, encoded by the coding sequence ATGCTTGAGTGGCAAACTCGACGGGATACCGTGGCACTCGCCATCGCTGGTGCCATCCTCACGCTGGTCCTCAATGCGCTACATCCGCACCCGAGCGACCCCACGCCTGAGGCGTTCTTGCGCCTGGTGGCGGCGCACCCCTACTGGGTCACGCTCCACCTGGGGCTCAGCCTGGGGATTCTACTCATCGTGGGCGCGCTGGCGGGCCTCACGGACGCCCTGCGGGAGACGCCTGGCGCGCGCCTAGCGCGCTTCGGCCTTCTGACTGTGCTGTTGGGCGCCTCTCTGTTTCTGGTCAACTTCGCCATCGACGGGATCGCTATGCAGGGCATTGCCCGCGCGTGGACCGGGGCTGCGCCAGCCGAGCAGGTAACAGCCTTGCGGATCGCCGACGCGCTTGACCGCGCGAACTTCGGCCTCTACACGTTTGAGACCATGCTGCTGCCGGGGCTGCCTTTCGTCCTGTACGGGCTCGCGGTCGTACGCAGTGGCAGCTATCCGAGGCTGCTGGGCTGGGTCGGTGTCCTAGGCGGCAGCGTGTCCTTGGCCGCCGGACTGCTGCAGGCGTACACCGGTCGCTCACCGCTGGCCAGCGTACTCTTCGTGGGCGGCTCGATGCTGGTCACGCTGTGGATGCTGATGCTCGGAGTCGCGATGTGGCGCCTCGCGGGGCGATCATCCACCGCAGTTGAACCGGCGGCGCTTGTTGGGCCAGGATGA
- a CDS encoding cupin domain-containing protein — MAQIGQEIVNPRTGQRVRFVETADASGGARLVLECVSPPSAEREPEHVHPYQTNRFAVRRGALRFRIAGLERVVAAGEEVSIPPDTPHHFWVEGSEPAEYRQEFEPALNTESFFEALFGLAQAGRLSRSGMPPVLLLGVFGQRFWPTVRLTRPPSWVQRFTFAVLGPLGRLLGQRLPSARDNG, encoded by the coding sequence ATGGCACAGATCGGACAGGAGATCGTCAACCCCCGGACCGGGCAACGCGTCCGGTTCGTCGAAACGGCGGATGCGTCCGGCGGTGCGCGGCTCGTCCTCGAGTGCGTGAGCCCGCCCAGCGCGGAACGGGAGCCCGAGCATGTCCACCCCTACCAGACCAATCGGTTCGCGGTGCGTCGCGGCGCGCTCCGTTTTCGCATTGCCGGTCTGGAGCGCGTCGTGGCCGCCGGCGAGGAAGTGAGCATCCCGCCGGACACGCCGCACCATTTCTGGGTCGAGGGCAGCGAGCCCGCCGAATACCGGCAGGAATTCGAGCCGGCCCTGAACACGGAAAGCTTCTTCGAGGCCCTCTTCGGCCTCGCCCAGGCCGGGCGGTTGAGCCGCAGCGGGATGCCGCCGGTCCTGCTCCTCGGCGTGTTCGGACAGAGGTTCTGGCCGACCGTGCGCCTCACGCGGCCCCCGAGTTGGGTCCAGCGGTTCACGTTTGCCGTGCTGGGGCCGCTCGGCCGGTTGCTCGGCCAGCGCTTGCCCTCGGCTCGGGATAACGGGTGA
- a CDS encoding SgcJ/EcaC family oxidoreductase, with protein sequence MPSRDEQAIYREVEAFSRAWNAADADTLAAFFTEDAVRVGAFGDVQHGRGQIAAAFRHLLQERMAGATVQQEQGTVRMLSPEIAVWQGGIQIRLPGGTLLQGHAVQVMRRVGDRWLIVEAHPKLFPTAPEVPGPSFTPHERA encoded by the coding sequence GTGCCGTCTCGGGACGAACAGGCCATCTACCGGGAGGTCGAGGCGTTCTCCCGTGCGTGGAACGCCGCGGACGCCGACACCCTCGCCGCCTTCTTCACCGAGGACGCGGTTCGGGTGGGTGCGTTCGGGGACGTCCAGCACGGCCGCGGGCAAATCGCCGCGGCCTTCCGACACCTCCTGCAGGAGCGCATGGCGGGGGCCACCGTCCAGCAGGAACAGGGGACGGTACGCATGCTCTCCCCAGAGATCGCCGTCTGGCAAGGCGGGATCCAGATCCGCCTCCCCGGGGGGACGCTGCTTCAGGGACACGCGGTCCAGGTCATGAGACGGGTGGGCGACCGCTGGCTCATCGTGGAAGCCCACCCCAAGCTCTTCCCGACAGCCCCGGAGGTGCCGGGGCCGTCTTTCACTCCGCACGAGCGGGCCTGA
- a CDS encoding ester cyclase — MSDATGTMREYLEAVSRRDFEGIRRLLHPKYSYAGSDGQRLDGPEAGVAVARMYTAAFPDLTLDVTRMHAVGDSVVVTEFTARGTHRGELMGVAPTGRRIEVPVCNVVDVQDGKILAEREYFDTGLLHQQLGLAGRTA; from the coding sequence ATGAGCGATGCGACGGGCACCATGCGGGAGTACCTGGAAGCCGTCTCCCGCCGGGACTTCGAGGGAATCCGCCGGCTGCTCCACCCGAAGTACTCGTACGCGGGCTCCGACGGCCAGCGCCTGGACGGGCCCGAGGCGGGCGTCGCCGTGGCCCGGATGTACACGGCCGCGTTCCCCGACCTCACCTTGGACGTCACCCGCATGCACGCCGTGGGCGACAGCGTGGTGGTCACGGAGTTCACCGCCCGCGGCACCCACCGAGGGGAGCTCATGGGCGTCGCGCCCACGGGGCGGAGGATCGAGGTCCCGGTGTGCAACGTGGTGGACGTGCAGGACGGCAAGATCCTCGCGGAGCGCGAGTACTTCGACACGGGACTCCTGCACCAGCAGCTCGGCCTGGCCGGCCGGACCGCGTAG
- a CDS encoding DUF1326 domain-containing protein, whose protein sequence is MGQAARWQISGEYFENCSCDVVCPCEVSPLGFMQARPDQGHCNVYLVFHVREGAYGGTRLDGLNAVVAIHAPGPMAQGDWTVAAYLDARASAAQQEALGAIFSGSAGGPLSAVVPLITKNLGAKVVPIEYRNEGRKRSARIGGILEAVVQAVPGANPEEEVVKRNVHPMFPELVQATGLVSRYTDHGLQWDHMGKNADYAAFRWTGP, encoded by the coding sequence ATGGGTCAAGCAGCTCGCTGGCAAATCTCCGGCGAGTACTTCGAGAACTGCTCGTGCGACGTGGTCTGCCCCTGCGAGGTCTCGCCCCTGGGCTTCATGCAGGCGCGGCCGGACCAGGGCCACTGCAACGTGTACCTGGTCTTCCACGTGAGGGAAGGGGCCTACGGCGGGACCCGGCTGGACGGGCTGAACGCCGTGGTCGCGATCCACGCCCCCGGTCCCATGGCGCAGGGGGACTGGACCGTGGCCGCCTACCTGGACGCCCGCGCCTCCGCCGCCCAGCAGGAGGCCCTGGGCGCCATCTTCTCCGGGAGCGCGGGAGGGCCCCTGAGCGCCGTCGTGCCCCTCATCACGAAGAACCTGGGGGCCAAGGTGGTGCCCATCGAGTACCGGAACGAGGGCCGCAAGCGCAGCGCCCGCATCGGCGGGATCCTGGAGGCCGTGGTGCAGGCGGTGCCCGGCGCGAACCCGGAGGAAGAAGTGGTGAAGCGCAACGTGCACCCCATGTTCCCGGAGCTCGTACAGGCCACCGGGTTGGTGAGCCGGTACACGGACCACGGCCTGCAGTGGGACCACATGGGCAAGAACGCGGACTACGCGGCCTTCCGGTGGACCGGGCCGTGA